One Halalkalicoccus tibetensis genomic region harbors:
- a CDS encoding ATP-grasp domain-containing protein: protein MGDFNERVLLLDAHRNQSLYFARSLNKRGIGVTAGCRSRLAPGLLTKHTDEKYLYPDPNENAEQFVEHLIQFLQQRPHTAVIPMADRTHTILSKHKDRIAETNTLVGVEDWEKFAIGNNKIALVEIAQTCSVPVPNTHTPDSIEDIRQLKDEISYPVLLKPRVTTVQDANGRYREARIGEDNYVESPSELVATFNSFLEEGEYYQHDPPFIQEIIPGETVATGALAKNGEIRAAFQEKRLRTYPIEGGVGAVRTGIHEPEMFAYAQDIVAALDWTGPVYVEFMQTPDREFYLIEVNGRYWGSLGLAVNSGIDFPWYHYQQLRGDDFEKDYSYRIGVRQRRLFYTDIKWMLAKLSAGEIGAVPTFIRSFFDTTDDVLQLDDPLPAVGSVAWAGKRVLEKTAHSINDR from the coding sequence ATGGGGGACTTTAATGAGCGGGTGCTTCTGCTCGATGCACACCGGAACCAATCATTGTACTTCGCCCGATCACTGAACAAACGGGGCATCGGAGTGACCGCAGGCTGTCGATCACGACTAGCACCAGGACTGCTCACAAAGCACACGGACGAGAAATATCTCTATCCTGATCCGAACGAAAACGCGGAGCAGTTTGTCGAACACCTCATTCAGTTTCTCCAACAGAGGCCCCATACCGCCGTCATTCCGATGGCGGATCGAACGCATACGATTCTCTCGAAACACAAAGACCGGATCGCCGAAACGAATACGCTCGTCGGCGTCGAAGACTGGGAGAAATTCGCAATTGGAAACAATAAGATAGCACTCGTTGAGATCGCCCAGACGTGTTCGGTACCGGTTCCCAACACCCATACACCGGACTCGATCGAAGATATCCGACAGCTGAAAGACGAGATCTCGTACCCGGTCTTGCTCAAGCCGCGAGTCACAACCGTACAGGACGCAAACGGAAGATATCGAGAAGCACGCATCGGGGAAGATAACTACGTGGAGTCACCGTCCGAGTTAGTCGCGACGTTCAATTCGTTCCTCGAAGAAGGCGAGTATTATCAGCACGACCCACCATTCATTCAGGAAATAATTCCAGGGGAAACGGTAGCAACAGGGGCTCTCGCCAAGAATGGGGAGATCCGTGCAGCATTCCAGGAAAAGCGGCTCCGAACGTATCCAATCGAGGGCGGTGTTGGTGCGGTACGAACTGGGATACATGAGCCAGAAATGTTCGCATACGCACAGGATATCGTTGCAGCGCTCGACTGGACGGGTCCTGTCTACGTCGAGTTCATGCAGACTCCAGATAGAGAGTTTTATCTGATCGAAGTCAACGGTCGATACTGGGGATCACTTGGCTTGGCTGTCAACAGCGGTATTGACTTCCCCTGGTATCATTACCAGCAACTACGAGGTGACGACTTCGAGAAGGACTATTCCTATCGGATCGGTGTGCGACAACGGCGATTGTTCTATACCGATATCAAATGGATGCTCGCAAAGCTCTCTGCAGGAGAGATCGGTGCCGTCCCGACGTTTATTCGGTCGTTCTTCGACACGACCGATGACGTACTCCAACTCGACGATCCACTGCCGGCAGTAGGATCAGTAGCGTGGGCTGGAAAACGAGTCCTCGAAAAAACAGCCCATTCGATAAACGACCGATAA
- a CDS encoding glycosyltransferase family 2 protein, whose product MYRDHSIGVIVPAYNEEGFVGDVIHSMPGFVDRIYAIDDCSTDGTWDEIEEAAQEDAERGSDVSAEIGEVGTVATDGGSVGALSQRATVHSSVGRVVPIQHHENRGAGGAIKTGYLAALQDKTDITVTVDGDGQMDMSQMSKLLDPIVEGDADYAKGNRLLYKEYRSNMPKWRFFGNSILTFLTKIASGYWKTMDPQNGYTAISHRALDNAGVEKMYEYYGYCNDLLVKLNAKGMRVADVAMPAVYGEEESSIAYPEYIRKVSGMLLKNFLWRLKTRYLVLDFHPLALFYYFGAATVLFGLVGGGWSVYAGLFGSESFFVRASLSMMIFMMGSMFLMFAMMFDMQANESREIQVHE is encoded by the coding sequence ATGTACCGTGATCATTCGATCGGTGTGATCGTCCCTGCTTACAACGAGGAGGGGTTCGTCGGAGATGTCATTCATTCGATGCCCGGATTCGTCGACCGCATCTATGCGATCGACGATTGCTCGACCGACGGGACATGGGATGAAATCGAAGAGGCTGCCCAGGAAGATGCCGAAAGAGGGTCCGACGTCTCGGCTGAGATCGGCGAGGTCGGCACAGTCGCGACTGACGGCGGGTCAGTAGGAGCTCTGAGTCAGCGTGCAACAGTTCATAGTTCGGTCGGGCGTGTCGTTCCGATTCAACACCACGAGAATCGTGGTGCAGGTGGAGCGATCAAAACGGGATATCTCGCAGCGCTTCAAGACAAAACTGACATCACGGTGACCGTCGACGGCGACGGGCAGATGGATATGAGCCAGATGTCGAAGCTGCTCGACCCGATCGTCGAGGGTGACGCTGACTACGCGAAGGGCAACCGTCTCCTGTATAAGGAGTATCGGAGTAATATGCCCAAATGGCGTTTCTTCGGGAACTCGATCCTGACGTTCCTGACGAAGATCGCGAGTGGCTACTGGAAGACGATGGACCCACAGAACGGATACACCGCCATTTCCCATCGCGCGCTCGACAACGCTGGAGTCGAGAAGATGTACGAGTACTACGGCTACTGTAATGATCTCCTGGTGAAGCTGAACGCCAAAGGGATGCGCGTGGCTGACGTCGCGATGCCGGCCGTCTACGGGGAAGAAGAGAGTTCGATCGCCTATCCGGAGTATATTCGGAAGGTCTCGGGGATGCTCTTGAAGAACTTCCTCTGGAGACTGAAAACCAGATATCTCGTGTTGGACTTCCATCCGCTGGCGTTGTTCTACTACTTCGGCGCAGCGACAGTCCTATTTGGACTCGTCGGCGGTGGCTGGTCGGTCTATGCAGGTCTATTCGGCTCCGAGTCGTTCTTCGTTCGAGCGTCGCTAAGCATGATGATCTTCATGATGGGCAGTATGTTCCTCATGTTTGCGATGATGTTCGATATGCAGGCGAACGAGAGTCGAGAGATACAGGTCCATGAGTAA
- a CDS encoding glycosyltransferase family 4 protein, giving the protein MSKGTSPETLDILRLTNSLYPDKMGGIPLHTHQMSKYQANLGHNVTVATSDNGDRELPAKEERAGYTIRRYRELVRPLDNSIPPKIVPDLWNEIENYDIVHAHSHLYFSTNISSFISTIKDTPLVITNHGLFSQTAPDWIQSVFLPLVARPTLNSSDLIFSYTEKSREMLRERDIQTPVEIIHNGIDCDYFNPDVKEQNENQILFVGRFKKGKGVDYLCDALPAIVAEYPDATVKLAGGGSLRDEFRQQCRKAGIADNVEFLGKVPNDEMPALYNESSLLVSPTLTEAAIPRVVMEAWACKTPVVMTDIPEADSDVVRKAGLEVPMESSDAIAENVIRLLDDDSLRKKLGEQGRDLVTEKYSWQETVERTTESYHDVLETCN; this is encoded by the coding sequence ATGAGTAAGGGAACTTCTCCGGAGACGCTCGACATCCTCCGTCTCACGAACAGCCTTTATCCCGATAAGATGGGTGGGATTCCCCTCCATACTCACCAGATGTCGAAATATCAGGCCAATCTTGGTCACAACGTTACGGTAGCGACCAGCGACAACGGAGATCGGGAACTACCAGCCAAAGAAGAGCGAGCAGGGTACACCATCAGACGGTATCGAGAGCTAGTGAGACCCTTAGATAACAGTATCCCACCGAAAATAGTGCCTGATCTCTGGAACGAGATCGAGAACTACGATATCGTTCATGCTCACTCCCATCTATATTTCTCTACCAATATCAGCTCCTTCATCTCTACTATCAAAGACACTCCACTCGTCATAACCAATCACGGTTTGTTCTCCCAAACTGCTCCCGACTGGATACAATCCGTGTTTCTGCCGCTGGTTGCACGCCCCACTCTCAACTCGTCCGATCTCATATTCAGCTATACGGAGAAGTCACGTGAGATGTTACGAGAGCGTGACATACAAACTCCAGTTGAGATCATTCATAACGGAATCGACTGTGACTACTTCAACCCTGACGTGAAGGAGCAGAACGAGAACCAGATCCTGTTCGTTGGACGGTTCAAGAAGGGAAAGGGGGTCGATTATCTCTGCGATGCCCTTCCAGCTATTGTTGCTGAGTACCCGGATGCAACCGTGAAATTAGCAGGCGGTGGATCACTTCGCGACGAATTCCGTCAACAGTGCCGAAAGGCAGGAATCGCGGACAACGTGGAATTCCTCGGAAAAGTGCCTAACGACGAGATGCCCGCTCTATATAACGAGAGTTCCCTGTTGGTGTCTCCGACTCTTACTGAAGCAGCCATCCCTCGAGTCGTCATGGAAGCATGGGCATGCAAGACCCCTGTCGTTATGACAGACATTCCAGAAGCCGATTCAGACGTGGTGCGCAAAGCGGGACTGGAGGTTCCCATGGAATCCTCCGATGCTATCGCAGAAAACGTGATTCGCCTTCTGGATGATGATAGCCTGAGAAAAAAGCTCGGAGAACAGGGCCGCGACCTCGTAACGGAGAAATACTCCTGGCAGGAGACCGTCGAACGGACTACAGAATCGTACCACGACGTTCTCGAAACCTGCAACTGA
- a CDS encoding sulfatase translates to MDGPNVLFIVMDTSRANIALNEEVMPTVASIADEGATFENAFTTAPWSLPSHASIFTGQYSSHHNTHAGSTQFNPDVSPLAEVFAQENYETRAISNNIWISPEFGFDRGFQSFQKGWQLVDGGADIGQISKEQDTRADQVRAIADELLRIDAPKTIINSLFALFVRKRYDSGAWLTNKRLFRWLQSRDNSQSFFAFLNYLEPHLPYDPPENAIKQINGSEADTERMRSVPQDAWDHFAGDLELTDRDFDDLKTLYAAELRYLDSRIESVYEKLDEVGILDDTILVITGDHGENIGDHDLMDHQYSLHDTLLHVPLIIRYPEAFDPGSEYEQSVELRDLYPTLLDLCNIETSLDATQSDRNIATEEGSGYTLGEYLTPQPAMETLEDRFGNLSERVRAHDRSLASIRTQDWKLIIGSDGSELLYDLQTDPDERHDVREDHEDVVTELRDQMPEPIKNVEEKSESEDRNVGSRTEQRLEDLGYL, encoded by the coding sequence ATGGACGGTCCCAACGTACTATTCATTGTAATGGATACCTCTCGGGCAAATATAGCCCTCAACGAGGAAGTAATGCCAACGGTCGCATCTATCGCGGACGAGGGAGCGACCTTTGAGAATGCCTTTACCACGGCCCCATGGTCACTACCGTCGCACGCATCGATCTTCACAGGTCAGTACTCGTCCCATCACAACACTCACGCTGGCTCGACTCAGTTCAACCCGGATGTATCGCCGTTAGCAGAGGTATTCGCACAAGAGAACTACGAAACCCGCGCGATATCGAATAACATCTGGATCAGCCCAGAGTTCGGATTCGATCGAGGGTTCCAATCCTTCCAGAAGGGTTGGCAGCTCGTCGATGGTGGTGCTGATATCGGACAAATCTCGAAAGAGCAGGATACGAGGGCTGATCAAGTGCGTGCGATCGCAGACGAGTTGCTTCGAATCGATGCACCAAAAACGATCATAAACTCCCTATTCGCGCTCTTCGTTCGGAAGCGCTACGACAGCGGTGCGTGGCTTACCAACAAGCGCCTCTTTCGCTGGTTACAATCGCGTGATAACTCTCAATCGTTCTTTGCGTTTCTGAACTATCTCGAGCCGCATCTCCCCTATGACCCACCGGAGAACGCGATCAAACAGATCAACGGGAGCGAGGCAGATACCGAGAGAATGCGGTCCGTTCCGCAGGACGCATGGGATCACTTCGCAGGTGATCTTGAGTTAACAGACCGGGATTTCGATGATCTCAAGACGCTCTATGCTGCCGAGCTCAGGTATCTTGATAGTCGGATCGAAAGCGTCTATGAAAAACTCGATGAAGTCGGGATTCTCGATGATACGATTCTCGTGATCACTGGAGACCACGGAGAAAATATCGGAGATCATGATCTGATGGATCACCAGTATAGCCTTCACGATACGCTTCTACATGTTCCACTGATAATCCGATACCCTGAGGCGTTTGACCCCGGGAGCGAATACGAGCAGTCGGTCGAGCTACGCGATCTCTATCCCACCCTGCTTGATCTATGTAATATTGAAACCTCTCTGGATGCGACTCAGTCTGATCGAAACATCGCTACAGAAGAAGGATCGGGGTATACACTAGGGGAGTATCTGACGCCACAGCCAGCCATGGAAACGTTGGAGGACCGGTTCGGCAATCTTTCGGAGAGAGTCCGGGCACACGACCGATCCCTGGCATCGATACGGACTCAAGACTGGAAGCTGATCATCGGGTCGGATGGTTCGGAGCTCCTTTACGATCTTCAAACCGATCCTGACGAACGACACGATGTGAGAGAAGACCACGAGGATGTCGTTACTGAACTGCGTGACCAGATGCCAGAGCCGATCAAAAACGTGGAAGAAAAATCTGAGAGCGAAGACCGTAACGTCGGCTCACGAACCGAACAACGGTTAGAAGACCTCGGCTATCTCTAG
- a CDS encoding glycosyltransferase, producing the protein MRKNVLIITRYFPPGGGIGAFRAAKFVKYLPNYGWDPYVISLPQKRQNQLLPSDIDETQYSSIANIPKKRFYVDVLAPSLNKSLGDLRRIPPLLKCLPQIVRENDIDIIFHTAPPFYTLPAVSLLSDRLEIPYIFDLRDPWYISKSIFNSSKSVSNPPWSYFNRAMEYISIRKSSKITTATREMKDQYQKEYPEYSDKFVSIPNGYDPDDYDIDYSKSEKEADINLIYPGKFRDNMEGFLQAYHRLNNDVDIRLIHYGNEENELTRKFYNRSRELDLSDTITMRGYADFEEIVKEIYNSDVGLVVTRKDDPTHVPQKTFDYIACDTPILALGPKGGELDQILKPFEFAFRTSHENIDEIESILKFFVNNGPKTLGTQKMRQQYTRQSATEQLSGLLNNEIK; encoded by the coding sequence ATGAGAAAGAACGTACTTATTATCACCCGTTATTTCCCGCCAGGGGGAGGAATAGGTGCATTTCGAGCAGCAAAATTTGTTAAATATCTTCCAAACTATGGATGGGATCCTTATGTCATTTCTCTCCCTCAAAAAAGGCAAAATCAGCTACTACCATCAGATATTGATGAGACACAGTACTCATCTATCGCAAATATTCCTAAGAAGAGATTCTATGTTGACGTATTAGCGCCATCTCTAAATAAATCACTAGGGGACCTCCGCCGGATTCCTCCTCTTTTAAAATGCCTACCCCAGATTGTAAGAGAGAATGACATAGATATTATTTTTCATACAGCCCCACCATTCTATACCTTGCCTGCTGTATCTTTACTTTCAGACCGTCTTGAAATCCCATATATTTTTGATCTCAGAGATCCATGGTATATAAGCAAAAGTATATTTAATAGTAGCAAATCTGTATCAAATCCGCCCTGGTCATATTTTAATCGTGCGATGGAATACATATCTATTAGAAAATCTAGTAAAATAACTACAGCAACAAGAGAGATGAAGGATCAATATCAAAAGGAATATCCTGAATATTCTGATAAGTTTGTATCTATACCAAATGGGTATGATCCAGATGACTACGACATTGATTATAGTAAATCAGAAAAAGAGGCTGATATAAACCTCATTTATCCAGGCAAGTTCAGAGATAACATGGAAGGATTCTTACAGGCATATCATCGACTTAATAATGATGTTGATATAAGATTAATTCATTATGGTAATGAAGAAAATGAACTTACTAGAAAGTTTTATAATAGATCAAGAGAGTTGGATTTATCAGATACAATCACCATGAGAGGGTATGCAGATTTTGAGGAGATTGTCAAAGAGATATATAACTCCGATGTAGGATTAGTGGTAACTAGAAAAGACGATCCGACACATGTTCCACAGAAAACATTTGACTATATTGCGTGTGATACACCCATACTTGCGTTGGGACCCAAAGGCGGTGAACTCGATCAAATCCTCAAGCCATTTGAGTTTGCATTTCGGACCAGTCATGAGAATATAGATGAGATAGAATCTATACTCAAATTCTTCGTAAACAACGGCCCAAAAACATTAGGCACCCAAAAAATGCGTCAGCAATATACTCGGCAAAGCGCTACCGAACAGCTATCTGGTCTGTTAAATAATGAGATAAAATGA
- a CDS encoding glycosyltransferase, with protein sequence MVSVSVIVPCYNSEGTLSECLESLVNQSYDDINQIIVVDNGSTDNSKTIANSYPVNTFDYTAIQGSYAARNFGIKQTNSELIAFTDADCTPHHDWIAQLVSCYQSSSADLVGGSVDFNFSTNSTFEIHDATTSMNNKRLVKERGSSVTANLLVRASIFEDIGLFPADLRSGGDVKWTRSAVRSGYEITYCETATIKHPTRNSIELFKKYYRLGYGEGQKIKNSGNITILKRISISLLPRPFSYIRRDLNFNNMSASRLTLLQLFFVGWICRMIQGYGKINGIKSKVESN encoded by the coding sequence ATGGTAAGTGTCTCAGTTATTGTCCCTTGTTATAATTCAGAAGGAACACTATCTGAATGCTTAGAATCTCTTGTTAATCAATCATATGATGATATCAATCAGATAATCGTCGTTGATAACGGATCTACTGATAATTCGAAGACCATAGCAAATAGTTACCCAGTCAATACCTTCGATTATACTGCAATTCAGGGGTCATATGCCGCTAGAAATTTCGGGATAAAGCAAACAAACTCAGAATTGATTGCTTTTACCGATGCGGATTGTACTCCTCATCATGACTGGATCGCCCAGCTCGTTTCGTGTTATCAGTCTTCATCTGCTGATTTGGTCGGAGGAAGCGTTGATTTTAACTTTTCAACTAATTCTACCTTTGAGATTCATGACGCAACAACTAGTATGAATAACAAGAGACTCGTTAAAGAACGTGGTTCTAGTGTAACTGCTAATCTCTTAGTGCGTGCGTCGATATTCGAAGATATTGGGCTGTTTCCAGCAGATTTGAGATCCGGTGGAGATGTAAAATGGACCCGATCTGCCGTAAGAAGTGGATACGAGATCACTTATTGTGAAACTGCTACTATAAAACATCCTACAAGAAACAGCATCGAACTCTTTAAAAAATACTATCGCCTTGGCTATGGCGAAGGACAAAAAATTAAAAATAGTGGTAATATAACTATATTGAAAAGAATCTCTATTTCTCTTCTGCCCCGACCATTTAGCTATATTAGAAGAGACCTCAATTTTAATAATATGTCAGCAAGCAGACTTACTCTTCTCCAACTATTTTTTGTAGGATGGATCTGCAGAATGATTCAGGGATATGGAAAAATAAATGGAATCAAGTCTAAAGTTGAAAGCAATTAA
- a CDS encoding polysaccharide pyruvyl transferase family protein: MKRKHKRVTRNISLIASVETELLSELTFPTCRDSYSSNDRDSIAIIGGELFNKGAQAMTFTVVDQLSERFPEKDIYLLSRRDYERPPEEKSQYTFDILPWGLEVYLALFSSTLDYLNTTDYSRRIIDDVRELLLDCSFIIDINGYALSSQQGFDLSFEYINNIVLARKFDIPMYIFPQSIGPFDYSQSQKLLLNPLLRTYLTYPELICPRESEGIKSLTPYTRNNVQHEFDIVLQNQDYNLKNIFTTAPDLKQKDIRSDAVGIVPNSKVFERADPEELYLLYDAVIEMLLKENQTIYLLRHSVEDLDLCENIKKRFSDEDHVVLIGEELNAIELEYIIDQFDFMIGSRYHSLIHAYKNATPVLAIGWATKYQELLSEFEQSQYFFEGRNEVNTEDFLKSVSEMVNNYERESISIGKKRNKITNDDLFDDIIHS, from the coding sequence ATGAAGCGAAAACACAAGAGAGTAACTCGTAATATTTCTCTCATAGCTTCTGTAGAGACAGAACTCCTTTCGGAATTGACTTTCCCTACCTGTCGTGATTCATATTCTTCTAATGATCGCGATAGCATCGCAATCATTGGAGGGGAGTTATTTAATAAAGGGGCGCAGGCAATGACGTTCACAGTAGTTGATCAACTGTCTGAGCGTTTTCCCGAGAAAGATATTTATCTACTTTCTCGCCGCGATTACGAACGGCCGCCTGAGGAGAAGTCTCAGTACACCTTTGATATCTTGCCTTGGGGTCTGGAAGTCTATCTAGCTCTTTTCTCATCTACCCTAGACTATCTGAACACAACTGATTATTCCAGGAGGATAATAGATGATGTTCGTGAATTACTTCTTGATTGTTCATTTATTATTGATATTAATGGCTACGCTCTATCATCCCAACAGGGATTTGATCTTTCATTTGAATATATAAATAACATAGTACTTGCTAGGAAATTCGATATCCCCATGTATATTTTCCCTCAATCGATCGGACCATTTGACTATTCACAGTCTCAGAAATTACTACTCAATCCTCTTCTCCGTACATATCTTACTTATCCAGAACTCATCTGCCCACGAGAATCAGAAGGTATCAAATCACTGACTCCCTATACACGGAACAATGTTCAACACGAATTTGATATCGTGCTCCAGAATCAAGATTATAACTTGAAAAACATCTTTACTACTGCACCGGATCTAAAACAAAAGGATATTAGATCTGACGCTGTTGGTATCGTACCAAATTCGAAAGTTTTTGAGCGCGCAGATCCTGAAGAACTCTACTTACTCTATGATGCGGTAATTGAGATGTTACTCAAGGAGAATCAAACAATCTACCTTCTTCGTCATTCGGTTGAAGATTTAGACCTCTGTGAGAACATCAAAAAGCGTTTTTCGGATGAAGATCACGTCGTACTGATTGGAGAGGAACTGAATGCTATTGAACTTGAATATATTATTGATCAGTTTGACTTCATGATTGGATCTCGCTATCATTCACTTATCCATGCATACAAAAATGCGACTCCTGTACTTGCTATTGGATGGGCAACGAAATATCAGGAGCTTCTTAGCGAGTTTGAACAATCCCAATACTTTTTCGAAGGAAGAAATGAAGTAAATACTGAAGACTTTCTAAAAAGTGTCTCGGAGATGGTCAATAATTATGAAAGAGAATCGATTAGTATAGGAAAGAAGCGTAATAAAATAACAAACGATGATTTATTTGATGATATAATACATAGTTAA
- a CDS encoding flippase, whose product MALVDQIVSGFKIDLVAQVTKMLSGGILAIVLARVLSPDEYGLLYLSISLFTIATLVGTLGLAKSGSRYIIEYEETNPGQIPHIVETVAIILAVLLSVVALGLVILREPLAIILGDPDLALLILVGSLYVISGGITSSARRLCQGFKRIEWGSYIQIIDLSIRPVVAIGLALAGFGAVGALFGYVIGSIIAAVVGVTFLYSQYSAIERSELESGLRRRISEYAIPITLTEQSDTILKRVDIVLVGVFLAPLAVSYYVVAKQVMTFLKAPATSLGFSISPRYSEQVQKGNFDIASKLYSEALSSMLMLYIPAAVGLIIVAEPTLAIMFGPEYVGGAVVLQILTLYLVAQTIAYITEGGLDYLGRAKLRGYAKGGAAIINLILNIILIPTIGISGAAISTAVVYALYVGLCVYLVDLELDLNRIEIGRRLTKISSITAVMLFIILPASSAISGAFSLIAVVGLGVVIWLCGCLVSGLIEIGQLKSVIPI is encoded by the coding sequence ATGGCACTTGTAGACCAAATTGTCTCAGGCTTCAAGATAGATCTGGTCGCCCAGGTGACGAAAATGCTCTCAGGTGGCATACTGGCGATTGTTCTTGCTCGCGTTTTGAGTCCTGACGAGTATGGCCTACTTTATCTGTCAATCTCTCTGTTTACAATTGCAACACTGGTCGGTACGCTCGGGCTTGCAAAATCCGGTTCTAGATACATTATTGAATATGAAGAAACCAATCCGGGACAAATTCCGCATATTGTAGAAACAGTAGCGATTATACTGGCGGTGCTACTTAGCGTTGTGGCCCTCGGATTAGTTATCCTCCGCGAGCCGCTTGCAATTATACTTGGAGATCCAGATCTTGCATTACTCATTCTCGTGGGATCACTCTACGTTATTAGTGGTGGTATAACGAGTTCAGCACGGCGTCTTTGTCAGGGATTCAAGCGTATTGAGTGGGGATCGTATATACAAATCATCGATTTATCAATAAGACCTGTAGTCGCGATTGGCCTCGCCCTCGCGGGATTCGGCGCTGTTGGTGCTCTTTTTGGGTATGTAATCGGATCAATTATTGCAGCTGTCGTTGGTGTCACTTTCCTGTACTCTCAGTATTCTGCTATTGAACGTAGTGAGCTTGAATCAGGGCTCCGGCGGCGGATTAGTGAATATGCCATTCCAATCACATTGACTGAACAAAGTGATACAATCCTTAAACGAGTAGACATTGTCCTCGTCGGTGTGTTTCTCGCGCCGCTTGCAGTAAGCTATTATGTTGTTGCAAAGCAGGTTATGACTTTTCTCAAAGCACCTGCTACCTCGTTAGGATTTTCGATCTCGCCAAGATATAGCGAGCAAGTCCAGAAAGGAAATTTCGACATTGCTTCGAAACTCTATAGCGAAGCGCTCTCGAGTATGCTCATGCTCTATATTCCTGCTGCAGTCGGTTTAATTATCGTTGCAGAGCCAACACTAGCAATCATGTTCGGTCCAGAATATGTCGGTGGTGCAGTGGTTCTACAAATTCTCACACTTTACTTAGTTGCGCAGACGATTGCTTATATCACTGAAGGCGGTCTTGACTATCTTGGCCGGGCAAAACTAAGGGGATACGCTAAAGGTGGAGCAGCTATCATCAATTTAATTCTCAATATTATCTTGATCCCGACAATCGGAATAAGTGGTGCAGCTATCTCAACAGCAGTTGTCTACGCACTGTACGTCGGACTTTGCGTTTACCTAGTTGATCTTGAGTTAGATCTTAACCGAATTGAGATTGGTAGAAGACTTACAAAAATTAGTAGTATTACTGCAGTGATGTTGTTTATTATCTTACCTGCATCATCCGCAATTAGTGGCGCTTTCTCGCTTATTGCAGTTGTTGGACTTGGTGTCGTTATTTGGCTCTGTGGGTGTCTTGTAAGTGGTCTGATCGAGATAGGGCAGTTGAAATCGGTAATTCCAATTTGA